The sequence below is a genomic window from Hippocampus zosterae strain Florida chromosome 15, ASM2543408v3, whole genome shotgun sequence.
tttgtgGCTGTTTGCGGTGGGGGTGGAGTAACGGATCACagcttttcaattcatttcaaagggaaatgtatttcaaataCGAGCTATTTGAGTTACGAAGGTGTTACGAAGGTGGTTACGCTACATGACACCGGACAAGTTAAACTCTTAAATCGAGGTACCTCTGGAACGTTAAATGAAGTGTTTCTAATTACTGTAACAATACAATCGTCCAAAATGATACGTACTCCAATGTACGCGGCATTCAATTCAACCTTGCACCATCACGACCGGCAAAGCCGGCGAGCCATGCGTCTGTGCGTGTCCACGTCCACGCGCCGTGCGCGCCACCCTTCCTGCGGAACTCACTACTGGAGGCTGAGGTCGCCCAACGAGAAACTCCCTCTTGCAAAAAATAATGAACAACAAATTTGACGCGTGAGTACCTGGACGTATCTGTGTGTCGTCTGCAGCCGTGGAGGTTCACACTTGGGGCTTGGAAGTAACTTTGATCAGAGTGTTGCGTGTAAAATGAGAGGCGTGTCTGTGGAAAAGCGTGCTTTTTGCGTGCAATGGTAACCAATAAACCCACGCGAGTGCGCGGTATCGTTTCACGCTACCGTTGGGAGGTATATCTTTGCACCGAATGCAATCATATGTCATATGATCTCGGAGAACTTTACATGTTAGCTTTAGCTTAGCCCAGGAGGAAGCTTTTAGGCCCCAAATCCACGGTGTGGTAGTTGTTGAATGGCTGGCGAAAGCGCGCGGAGGCACGGTTTAAACTGATGCCCACTGCGGTATGGAAACAACGAATAGAACGCTTGCGAAATGACGTGTGCTAACCGGTCGCGGTTTTAACACAGGCGTTACATATTTACATCATATCATCGTCTCATATTTTCCACTTATGCACTCATTGTCACTTAGTGcttaaaaaatacagttttgtACCATGTCATTGAAGAGAAGGAAGGGTTTTGGCTACCCAATGTCCTTCTCTATGTTGACCAACGAACTTACCAAAATAGGTGCATGTGTCAAATCAAAAACCTGGAAGTGTCAAATGTACAGGTGGAGAAATGCGAGATGTGTTGGCTTCTAGGCATATTCCGGTGTTTTGTGTCtaatacattttcattgaatAATTACGGGTTTGTCCCCTGTTTTTAAACAGCCATTATTCAAACTCCACCGTGTTACAATCAATGACTTACAAAAATATCAAACATTTCGACATGGCACATTGGTCAACACTGAGCCCCGACTATGTTATTGAATTTTAATGCCGGTCATTGCGCTGGTACTTGGATAGCTAATTAAGTAGTAGGTGTTAAAAGTGAAACAACCACTGCTTTACCATATTGCTATCAACTGGATCATGTCAAATAATGACGGCATTCTTTTGTGTAAATCAGTGAATCAAACACACCTTCAACCTGTACAAATCAAAGCCTGTATAACCAGTGGGAACATTTCTAAAGAGGTCTGACTATTGAATCTTTACACAGCATTGTTTGGTAGGGGAAAATCCGCCCGTTTGCGAGCCGCATTTGACTGTCACCTGCATTCCTTATGTTAGGCCTCACCGTGTGAAGATTTGTTCGTAGGCCCTGAAGTTATTTAGCCAGATAAAATGACATTACTCCCAAAAATCCGCGTGGAGCACAAAACAAGTCAAATGTGCGTTACCTTCATCTCCAGTCTGAAAGATGACGACAGCGGTGACCACGAACAGGACCAAGGCTCACCGAAAGACAGTGAGAAGGAAAAAAGTGAAGACGATGACAAGGAGCAGAACTCTACACGGATAAAGGTGTCAATCTCTTGCCTCTTTTACACCAAACCTTGGAACAATTGCTGCATCGGCGTACTCACTTGTCTTTCCAACcgcttgatcttttttttttttcccccccccatagATGGTGATCCCGGGGGCGGGCGAGCACCCTCTTCAGTACAACTACACGTTTTGGTACTCCAGGAGGAACCCGGGGAGGCCGGCCAGCACTCAGAGCTACGAGCAGAACATCAAACAGATCGGCAGCTTCGCTTCGGTACGTCACTTCTTCTGTCTGACGCTGAAgcaggtattcaaaatggaaCTCTTCCCAAGGTGGAGCAGTTCTGGCGTTTCTACAGTCACATGATTCGACCGGGCGACCTAACGGGCCACAGTGACTTTCACCTCTTCAAAGAAGGCATCAAACCCATGTGGGAGGTGAAGACCGGACCGTCTCTGTGTTTATCTGGCGGTAGGACTTTCGGTCAATTCTAAGCCGACTGTTCCGTGTGTCAAAGGACGACGCCAACAAAATGGGCGGCAAGTGGATCATCCGTTTGCGGAAAGGCCTGGTGTCCCGCTGCTGGGAAAACCTCATCCTGGCCATGCTGGGCGAGCAGTTCATGGTTGGCGAGGAGATCTGCGGCGCCGTCGTGTCGGTCCGCTTTCAGGTCGTACAAACGCTTACGTGAGGGGAAGGATTTGGCGGACCGTTCCGCCCCCgagtaataatacattttgtgcGGTTGAACCACCCACAAGGGGCAGCAACTATATTACAATGTGGATGGGggcgggaataaaaaaaaatgtgtttttttttttaaatttaaataccTTGTTTGGTCATATGTCCATCCAGGAGGACATCATCTCCATTTGGAACAAAACAGCCAGCGACCAAGCCACCACGGCCCGCATCAGAGATACACTCCGGCGAGTCCTCAACCTGCCCCCCAACACCATCATGGAGTACAAGACGCACACAGACAGCATTAAGTATGTATGTCTCCCCCTCACTTTTTATTACCTTTAACCACACGACACCACCTCTGCATGCGCACTTTGTGCAACTTTGGACAAATAATAATACCCGCACCTCACGTGCATGATTTGTTGTACGGCGATGCAAAACCGATGACTTGTAGCTCCTCGAGTCAAAAGTACCACTGCGTTCCCATGTTCGTATTTCGAAAGACGTTCTCCCAATTTCCTGAACTCGCACAAGGAAAAGGAATTTCTCAATGCATTTGAGGTCGGCGGGATGTTTGCGTTGAGGTAAACTGGCAGGAATCTGGAATGATCTGTCACTCCTTCGCAGAGCCTGGGAAGACTTCCATGGTCTGGTGAATGCTAGCGGCGGACGTTAGCCCTTCTGCCGCCACTGACCTCTGCAAGGTTGGAGCacctttggttttgtttccctCTGCTCAtccattttttgctttttctaaGCAGACTTGTGTGGCCCTCCTTGTTTacaggtgtgtgtttttttactgtggtgGATGGAG
It includes:
- the eif4e2 gene encoding eukaryotic translation initiation factor 4E type 2 isoform X1; the encoded protein is MNNKFDALKDDDSGDHEQDQGSPKDSEKEKSEDDDKEQNSTRIKMVIPGAGEHPLQYNYTFWYSRRNPGRPASTQSYEQNIKQIGSFASVEQFWRFYSHMIRPGDLTGHSDFHLFKEGIKPMWEDDANKMGGKWIIRLRKGLVSRCWENLILAMLGEQFMVGEEICGAVVSVRFQEDIISIWNKTASDQATTARIRDTLRRVLNLPPNTIMEYKTHTDSIKAWEDFHGLVNASGGR
- the eif4e2 gene encoding eukaryotic translation initiation factor 4E type 2 isoform X2, which codes for MNNKFDALKDDDSGDHEQDQGSPKDSEKEKSEDDDKEQNSTRIKMVIPGAGEHPLQYNYTFWYSRRNPGRPASTQSYEQNIKQIGSFASVEQFWRFYSHMIRPGDLTGHSDFHLFKEGIKPMWEDDANKMGGKWIIRLRKGLVSRCWENLILAMLGEQFMVGEEICGAVVSVRFQEDIISIWNKTASDQATTARIRDTLRRVLNLPPNTIMEYKTHTDSIKYSLGRLPWSGEC